In Crassostrea angulata isolate pt1a10 chromosome 6, ASM2561291v2, whole genome shotgun sequence, a genomic segment contains:
- the LOC128186903 gene encoding ankyrin repeat and SAM domain-containing protein 6-like, translating into MDRVRQLLSACEHGEAPVVQTLLDEGTDVDCEDDEAEITPLQTAAANGHDHIVRLLLMRGAALNKANSYGWTPLMHASRNGHPIIVATLLQQRQADINAVTGLGASALTFAARGGHIQVVRQLVEAGIELTLSGGANECDFTPLLAAALYGHDAVLRFLLDRGCDVNFRTSTSGLTPLMVAALNGHMKTAQILVERGADPNVTNADNRTALDIATMRMKREVAAYLDRKTTNKPERAAEEKKPDIIEAMKFGDIKRIRAILDQDLSQRDACSPEEGATPLMFAAMAGQLDIAQLLVERGCDMDKQDRISGWTALMQATYHGKRPVALYLIEKGADVTIQAKNGCTAFDMASLIDDVDTDLLRLLAAKAMTVNKVDKSKKHWSKQNGVSVSASTDVSIDDTQKSGLRGWLSRLSNRFRNIKKINVTNRLAPMPTLETSKSVQDLTVKNNSSPTVPKKMNNFVDPIQTLPVTNYGTMTMENKQSASRYTLDINPIKSNTTSDTLKPVIPPFLPQPSFAIDESTPGRRSMSTAGSDTASTIMPSPIRPMMKPMKFMPQKSTTLSSSPVSPSSSAQLSNGNSNHSNPSPGSSGDYQQNGFFWSQSSKSPSMFAPRTTPQKPFYMNRKPASVPATFKTTSNTTSPNSSTSGSSSITPQRSHGRSASSKGSTTSTLTPSPSPTPGKYGEDPNRVLSSLHENDGSTDELSGILKKLSLEKYQPIFEEQEVDMEAFLTLTDTDLNELGITQNQAKSQILTAITELNTGKGKDRQQFIDTMTSFQTTLKARSTDSQSSLSSRYQWREPSELGNS; encoded by the exons ATGGATCGCGTTCGACAGTTACTGAGCGCCTGTGAGCACGGGGAAGCTCCCGTTGTGCAAACTTTGTTGGATGAGGGTACAGATGTTGATTGTGAGGACGACGAGGCTGAGATTACACCGCTTCAG acggCTGCAGCAAATGGACATGATCACATAGTTCGGCTGTTACTAATGCGGGGAGCTGCCCTTAACAAGGCCAACAGTTATGGCTGGACCCCATTAATGCATGCCTCTAGAAACGGTCATCCCATTATTGTGGCAACATTGCTTCAGCAACGCCAAGCTGATATCAATGCAGTCACTGGTCTCGGTGCCTCCGCTCTCACATTTGCTGCTAGAGGTGGCCACATCCAGGTGGTGCGGCAGTTAGTGGAGGCTGGAATAGAGTTGACTTTGTCTGGTGGTGCTAATGAGTGCGATTTTACACCACTTCTGGCTGCGGCCCTTTACGGCCATGACGCAGTGTTGCGTTTTCTATTGGATCGCGGTTGTGATGTGAACTTTAGGACGTCTACGTCCGGCTTGACACCACTGATGGTGGCAGCCCTGAATGGACACATGAAGACAGCCCAGATTCTAGTGGAGAGAGGAGCGGATCCCAATGTGACAAATGCTGACAATAGGACAGCACTAGATATTGCCACGATGAGAATGAAGAGAGAAGTAGCTGCCTATTTAGATAGAAAAACAACTAACAAACCAGAAAGGG CTGCTGAAGAAAAGAAGCCAGACATTATAGAAGCAATGAAGTTTG GAGACATAAAGAGAATACGTGCCATACTGGACCAAGATCTAAGTCAGAGAGATGCCTGTTCCCCGGAGGAGGGTGCCactccccttatgtttgcagcCATGGCTGGACAGCTAGACATTGCCCAGCTGCTGGTTGAGAGGGGCTGTGACATGGACAAACAGGACAGGATCAGTGGATGGACAGCTCTAATGCAGGCCACGTATCATGG GAAGAGACCAGTGGCATTGTATCTGATAGAGAAAGGGGCTGATGTGACAATCCAGGCCAAAAATGGGTGCACTGCATTTGACATGGCTTCTCTCAtag ATGATGTGGACACAGACTTGCTCCGACTTCTGGCTGCCAAAGCCATGACTGTCAACAAAGTAGACAAATCAAAGAAGCACTGGTCCAAACAAAATGGTGTGTCAGTGTCCGCCTCCACTGATGTCAG CATTGATGATACGCAAAAAAGTGGGCTGCGG gGTTGGTTGAGTAGATTGTCCAATCGTTTCCGTAATATCAAGAAGATTAATGTCACAAACCGACTGGCCCCTATGCCTACATTGGAAACCTCTAAATCTGTCCAGGATTTAACTGTCAAAAACAATTCTAGTCCCACTGTG ccaaagaaaatgaacaactTTGTTGATCCAATACAAACTTTGCCAGTTACTAACTATGGAACCATGACCATGGAGAACAAACAGAGTGCCTCCCGCTACACTCTG GACATCAACCCCATAAAATCCAACACTACGAGTGATACACTGAAGCCTGTTATCCCCCCATTTCTGCCACAGCCTAGCTTTGCAATAGACGAGTCCACCCCTGGCCGTAGGTCCATGAGTACTGCAGGCTCGGACACTGCTTCTACTATCATG CCTTCACCAATCCGTCCAATGATGAAGCCAATGAAGTTCATGCCCCAAAAGTCCACCACCCTAAGCTCCAGTCCTGTCAGTCCGTCCAGCTCAGCTCAGCTGTCTAATGGCAACAGTAACCATAGCAACCCTAGTCCAGGCTCCTCAG GTGATTACCAGCAGAACGGTTTCTTCTGGAGTCAGTCCAGTAAGTCTCCGTCCATGTTTGCCCCTAGGACGACCCCTCAGAAGCCGTTCTACATGAACAGAAAACCAGCGTCAGTGCCTGCCACATTTAAAACCACATCCAACACCACCTCTCCCAACAGCTCCACCAGCGGTAGTTCATCCATCACACCTCAGCGATCACACGGGAGGAGTGCATCATCCAAAGGCAGTACCACATCAACCCtcaccccctccccctctcCCACACCTGGCAAG TATGGAGAAGACCCCAATCGTGTTCTGAGTTCTCTTCATGAAAATGACGGCTCTACTGATG AGCTGTCTGGAATTCTGAAGAAACTATCTCTGGAAAAGTACCAGCCAATATTTGAGGAACAAGAG GTGGACATGGAGGCATTCCTAACACTGACAGACACAGACCTGAATGAGCTCGGGATCACTCAGAATCAGGCCAAGAGCCAGATCCTGACAGCTATCACTGAACTCAATACCGGAAAG GGTAAAGACAGACAGCAGTTTATTGATACCATGACTTCATTCCAAACAACTCTAAAGGCAAGATCTACTGACAGTCAGTCAAGTCTCTCCTCAAG GTACCAGTGGAGAGAACCCAGTGAGCTTGGAAATTCTTGA